In Polaribacter sp. L3A8, a genomic segment contains:
- a CDS encoding ABC transporter permease has translation MNFPLYIAKRYLFSKTSNNAINIITIIASFGVIVGSLALFIILSGFSGLRTFSYSLLDVSDPDIKITSNKGKTFLYTDDVHQTLLQNTAIKAASKVIEERVFLEYNDKNEIAYIKGVEENYTSITHIDSVVTLGNWLDNDFSNTAVVGNGISRKLSLGILNFGAPLSIMVPKPGVGFINPNNAFYKKDVQIVGLYSGTEEFESKFVFVSIDDAKSLLRFKGNEITGIEIKLKDNSTADLFSEQLQQQLGNQFKVQTKQQLNEVFYKVINTENFVSYLIFTLIVIIALFNVIGAIIMMIIDKKSNLKTLFSLGATIKEIKKVFVMQGFLLTVLGMFIGLTLGLIIVFIQKEFGVFMITQNLAYPVEFRLSNLFIVIATITILGFIASKIASSRISKEFIEK, from the coding sequence TTGAACTTTCCTTTATACATTGCTAAAAGATATTTGTTTTCTAAAACAAGTAACAATGCCATAAATATTATAACCATTATTGCTTCTTTTGGAGTGATTGTAGGCTCTTTAGCCTTGTTTATAATTCTTTCTGGCTTTTCTGGTTTACGTACTTTTAGCTATAGTTTGTTAGATGTATCAGATCCTGATATTAAAATAACTTCTAACAAAGGAAAAACTTTTTTATATACAGATGATGTTCATCAAACATTATTACAAAATACGGCTATAAAAGCGGCTTCTAAAGTTATTGAAGAACGTGTTTTTTTAGAGTACAATGACAAAAATGAGATTGCTTATATAAAAGGGGTAGAAGAAAACTACACTTCCATTACTCACATAGATTCCGTTGTAACTTTAGGGAATTGGTTAGATAATGATTTTTCGAATACAGCAGTGGTTGGGAATGGAATTTCTAGAAAACTATCTTTAGGTATTTTAAATTTTGGAGCACCTCTATCAATTATGGTTCCTAAACCTGGTGTTGGTTTTATAAACCCCAATAATGCATTTTATAAAAAGGATGTTCAAATTGTTGGTTTGTATTCTGGTACCGAGGAATTTGAAAGTAAATTTGTTTTTGTTTCCATTGATGATGCAAAGAGTTTATTGAGGTTTAAAGGCAATGAAATTACAGGTATTGAAATTAAATTAAAAGACAATTCTACGGCAGATTTATTTTCAGAACAACTACAACAACAACTAGGTAATCAATTTAAAGTACAAACCAAACAGCAATTAAATGAAGTTTTTTATAAGGTAATAAATACAGAGAATTTTGTGTCTTATCTTATTTTTACTTTGATTGTAATTATAGCATTATTTAATGTTATTGGTGCAATTATAATGATGATTATTGATAAAAAATCTAACTTAAAAACACTTTTTAGTTTAGGAGCAACCATTAAAGAAATTAAGAAAGTCTTTGTAATGCAAGGGTTTCTATTAACTGTTTTAGGAATGTTTATTGGTTTAACATTGGGTCTAATTATCGTTTTTATTCAAAAAGAATTTGGTGTATTTATGATCACTCAAAATTTAGCCTATCCAGTTGAGTTTCGACTTTCTAATCTGTTTATTGTAATTGCAACCATTACTATTTTAGGTTTTATAGCCTCTAAAATAGCTAGTAGTAGAATTTCTAAAGAGTTTATAGAGAAGTAA
- the rbfA gene encoding 30S ribosome-binding factor RbfA has product MEETNRQRKIAGVLQKDLVDVLQKAAQDGMKGIIISVSKVHVTSDLGVAKVYLSVFPSSNRDEIIKGVQSNTVLIRHEMAKRTKHQLRRMPELLFFGDDTLDYIEEIDKSLKGEDDNPIKDPSVLPRRKRS; this is encoded by the coding sequence ATGGAAGAAACGAATAGACAGCGAAAAATTGCAGGAGTATTACAAAAAGATTTGGTAGATGTTTTGCAGAAGGCAGCACAAGATGGTATGAAAGGGATAATAATTTCTGTTTCTAAAGTTCATGTAACTTCAGATTTAGGAGTTGCCAAAGTATATTTAAGTGTTTTTCCTTCAAGTAATAGAGACGAAATTATTAAAGGTGTACAATCTAACACCGTTTTAATTCGTCATGAAATGGCAAAAAGAACTAAACATCAATTGCGTAGAATGCCAGAATTATTGTTTTTTGGTGATGACACTTTAGATTATATAGAAGAAATTGACAAATCTTTAAAAGGAGAAGATGATAACCCTATTAAAGATCCTAGCGTTTTACCAAGACGTAAAAGAAGTTAA
- a CDS encoding response regulator transcription factor, with protein sequence MMKYSVVIVDDHTLLSQAIAAMVNTFPKFKVLYTCKNGQELIDKFSASPEFIPDVVLMDINMPIMNGIETTEWITNNHGSVHVMALSVEDEDTTILKMLKVGAIGYLLKDTEKVVLEKALVEIAENGFYHTKNVTNLLMKSLSGNGSAEIHLKEREITFMKYACSELTYKEIADKMCLSPKTIDGYRDVLFTKLNVKNRVGLVMYAIKNKIYTP encoded by the coding sequence ATGATGAAATATTCAGTTGTTATTGTAGATGATCATACATTGCTTTCTCAGGCTATAGCAGCCATGGTAAATACTTTTCCTAAATTTAAAGTATTATATACATGTAAAAACGGACAAGAATTAATTGATAAGTTTTCGGCGTCGCCAGAGTTTATACCAGACGTTGTTTTAATGGATATTAACATGCCTATAATGAATGGTATAGAAACTACAGAATGGATTACAAACAACCATGGTAGTGTACACGTAATGGCGCTTTCTGTAGAGGACGAAGATACAACCATTTTAAAAATGCTTAAAGTAGGTGCTATTGGTTACTTGTTAAAAGATACAGAAAAAGTTGTCTTGGAAAAGGCCTTGGTTGAAATAGCTGAAAACGGATTTTATCATACTAAAAATGTAACTAATTTATTAATGAAATCTCTTTCTGGTAATGGAAGTGCAGAAATTCACTTAAAAGAAAGAGAAATAACTTTTATGAAATATGCTTGTTCTGAATTAACTTACAAAGAAATTGCAGATAAAATGTGTTTAAGTCCCAAAACAATAGATGGTTATAGAGATGTTTTATTTACAAAATTGAATGTAAAAAATAGGGTAGGTTTGGTAATGTATGCGATAAAAAATAAAATTTACACTCCATAA
- a CDS encoding sensor histidine kinase, which produces MEFKGEELIFLISTLIIGFITIALIALFGVFQKKKKALLIDRDETKKRFEREIAETQIEIREETLRNISWELHDNIGQLLTLAKIQLQNATPENISEVSETITKGLTEVRALSKLINPEAIKNIKLRDAIQLEIDRFNRLNFINSKLVVSGEEKIINKKSSIIIFRILQEFFSNTIKHSKASNLMVQLNFTDTELEIIAADDGVGFSSLENKTKGIGLENIKNRAKLIGASAVFTSEVNKGTSLKIVYKL; this is translated from the coding sequence ATGGAGTTCAAAGGAGAAGAATTAATTTTTTTAATTTCTACATTAATTATTGGTTTTATTACAATAGCATTAATTGCACTTTTTGGAGTATTTCAAAAAAAGAAAAAAGCATTATTAATTGATAGAGATGAAACCAAAAAACGTTTTGAGCGAGAAATAGCCGAAACACAAATAGAGATAAGAGAAGAAACACTTAGAAATATTAGTTGGGAGTTGCATGATAATATTGGGCAGTTGTTAACTTTAGCTAAAATTCAATTACAAAATGCTACTCCAGAAAATATTAGTGAAGTGTCAGAAACAATTACAAAAGGATTAACAGAAGTGAGAGCCTTATCTAAATTAATAAATCCAGAGGCTATAAAAAACATAAAGTTAAGAGATGCAATTCAATTAGAAATTGACCGGTTTAATAGATTAAATTTTATCAACTCCAAATTAGTGGTTTCTGGAGAAGAAAAGATAATTAATAAAAAATCTAGCATCATTATTTTTAGAATTCTACAAGAATTTTTTTCGAATACCATCAAACACTCTAAAGCTTCTAATCTAATGGTGCAGCTAAATTTCACTGATACTGAGTTAGAAATTATTGCAGCAGACGATGGGGTTGGTTTTTCATCATTAGAAAATAAAACGAAAGGAATTGGCTTAGAAAATATTAAAAATAGAGCAAAATTAATTGGAGCTTCTGCAGTTTTTACATCCGAAGTAAATAAAGGAACCTCTTTAAAAATAGTATATAAATTATGA
- a CDS encoding FoF1 ATP synthase subunit delta/epsilon translates to MYLEIITPEAILFSSEIDSLSVPGVDGEFQMLNNHAPVVSNLVEGTIKIHVHTKEHQEFNQFNGHYESHIDDDNILIIAIKSGTLELNENKVIILAD, encoded by the coding sequence ATGTATTTAGAAATTATAACACCAGAGGCTATATTATTTTCATCGGAAATTGATTCTTTATCAGTACCTGGTGTAGATGGTGAGTTTCAAATGTTAAATAATCACGCACCAGTTGTTTCTAATTTAGTAGAAGGAACAATAAAAATTCATGTTCATACTAAAGAACATCAGGAGTTTAATCAATTTAATGGACATTATGAATCTCATATAGATGATGATAATATTCTAATAATTGCTATTAAGTCAGGTACTTTAGAATTAAACGAAAATAAAGTAATTATTTTAGCAGATTAA
- the atpD gene encoding F0F1 ATP synthase subunit beta translates to MSTITGKVSQIIGPVIDVEFNTDNELPKIYDSLEIKKADGSILVLEVQQHIGEDTVRTISMDATDGLSRGTEVVATGNPIQMPIGNDIYGRLFNVTGDAIDGLGNLKKEGKDGLPIHRSAPKFEDLSVSTEVLFTGIKVIDLIEPYAKGGKIGLFGGAGVGKTVLIQELINNIAKGHGGLSVFAGVGERTREGNDLLREMLESGIIKYGDDFMHSMEAGGWDLSKVDKPGMKDSKATFVFGQMNEPPGARARVALSGLTIAEYFRDGAGEAQGKDVLFFVDNIFRFTQAGSEVSALLGRMPSAVGYQPTLATEMGAMQERITSTKKGSITSVQAVYVPADDLTDPAPATTFAHLDATTVLSRKIAELGIYPAVDPLDSTSRILSAAVLGDEHYNTATAVKEILQRYKELQDIIAILGMEELSEEDKLVVHRARRVQRFLSQPFHVAEQFTGIPGVLVDIKDTIKGFNMIMDGELDKYPEAAFNLRGSIQDAIDAGEKMLAEA, encoded by the coding sequence ATGTCTACAATAACAGGTAAAGTTTCACAAATTATTGGGCCAGTAATTGATGTTGAATTCAATACGGATAATGAACTTCCTAAAATTTACGATTCGTTAGAAATCAAAAAAGCTGACGGCTCTATATTAGTCTTAGAAGTACAACAGCATATTGGAGAAGATACAGTTAGAACAATCTCGATGGATGCAACCGACGGATTAAGCAGAGGTACTGAAGTTGTCGCTACAGGTAATCCTATTCAAATGCCTATTGGAAACGATATCTACGGTCGTTTGTTTAATGTAACTGGAGATGCTATTGATGGTTTAGGGAACTTGAAAAAAGAAGGTAAAGATGGTTTACCAATTCACAGATCTGCACCTAAGTTCGAAGACCTATCAGTTTCTACTGAAGTTTTATTTACAGGGATAAAAGTAATCGACTTAATTGAACCTTATGCAAAAGGAGGTAAAATTGGATTATTTGGTGGAGCAGGAGTAGGTAAAACAGTATTAATTCAAGAGTTAATTAACAACATTGCAAAAGGACATGGTGGTTTATCAGTTTTTGCAGGTGTTGGTGAGAGAACTCGTGAAGGAAATGATTTACTTAGAGAGATGTTAGAATCTGGAATTATCAAATATGGTGATGACTTTATGCATTCTATGGAAGCAGGAGGATGGGATTTATCTAAAGTAGATAAGCCAGGAATGAAAGATTCTAAAGCTACTTTTGTATTCGGACAAATGAATGAGCCACCTGGAGCACGTGCACGTGTTGCCTTATCTGGTTTAACAATAGCAGAATATTTTAGAGATGGAGCAGGTGAAGCACAAGGTAAAGATGTACTTTTCTTCGTAGATAATATTTTCCGTTTTACGCAAGCAGGTTCTGAAGTGTCAGCACTTTTAGGACGTATGCCATCTGCAGTAGGTTACCAACCAACATTGGCAACTGAAATGGGAGCAATGCAAGAACGTATTACATCAACTAAAAAAGGTTCTATTACATCTGTACAGGCAGTTTATGTACCTGCGGATGATTTAACAGATCCAGCACCAGCAACAACGTTTGCGCATTTAGATGCAACAACAGTATTGTCTCGTAAGATTGCAGAATTAGGTATTTACCCAGCGGTAGATCCTTTAGATTCTACTTCAAGAATTTTATCTGCAGCAGTTTTAGGTGATGAGCATTATAACACTGCAACTGCTGTAAAAGAAATTTTACAACGTTATAAAGAATTACAAGATATTATCGCAATTTTAGGGATGGAAGAATTATCTGAAGAAGATAAATTGGTAGTTCATAGAGCTAGACGTGTACAACGTTTCTTATCTCAGCCTTTCCATGTAGCTGAACAGTTTACTGGTATACCAGGAGTTTTAGTTGATATTAAAGACACTATTAAAGGTTTTAATATGATTATGGATGGTGAATTAGATAAATATCCAGAAGCAGCGTTTAACTTAAGAGGATCAATTCAAGATGCAATTGATGCCGGAGAAAAAATGTTAGCTGAAGCATAA
- a CDS encoding OmpA family protein — MKRLKIAVIALFTLVTVSNVNAQDENNPWAVGFGVNSVDFIHSKISDSEHFKDLFGDVNDWNVLPSISRIYGEKYLDKGFSLQLAGSLNKIETLLTEDDSDLLYWSLDAGVKYDLNNLVGQTGWFDPYVHLGGSYVSVDSEGEGMLTFGAGFNTWFNDNLGLNFHSGAKHGFADKVQKHWQHSLGLVIKFGGNDTDGDGVYDKDDACPEVAGLKEFNGCPDADGDGVKDSDDACPNVAGLAAMNGCPDADGDGVADKDDMCPNSKGTKANKGCPDSDGDGVVDKDDKCASVAGPVANSGCPWPDSDGDGVLDKDDKCPTVAGVASQGGCPEPVITKKDIEVLNFTAKSILFNSGRSTFKPGVTTQLDAIVAIMNKNSKATFAIGGHTDSSGAAATNLRLSEKRAISVRDYLVNNGIATTRLEAKGFGEGFPVDSNTTRAGKANNRRVEIKVTN, encoded by the coding sequence ATGAAACGATTAAAAATAGCTGTGATAGCTTTGTTTACGTTGGTAACAGTTAGTAACGTAAACGCACAAGATGAAAACAATCCATGGGCTGTAGGTTTTGGTGTTAACTCTGTAGACTTTATTCACTCAAAAATTTCTGACAGTGAACATTTTAAAGACCTATTTGGTGATGTTAATGATTGGAATGTTTTACCTTCTATTTCTAGGATTTATGGAGAAAAATATTTAGATAAAGGTTTTTCATTGCAATTAGCAGGTTCTTTAAATAAAATAGAAACATTACTAACAGAAGATGATTCAGATTTACTTTATTGGTCATTAGATGCTGGTGTAAAATATGATTTAAATAATTTAGTTGGACAAACAGGATGGTTTGATCCTTATGTACATTTAGGTGGTTCTTATGTTTCTGTAGATAGTGAAGGTGAAGGGATGTTAACATTTGGAGCAGGTTTTAATACTTGGTTTAATGATAACTTAGGTTTAAATTTTCATTCAGGAGCTAAACACGGTTTTGCTGATAAAGTACAAAAGCACTGGCAACATTCTTTAGGTTTAGTAATTAAATTTGGAGGAAATGATACAGACGGAGACGGAGTATATGATAAAGATGATGCTTGTCCAGAGGTTGCAGGTTTAAAAGAATTTAATGGTTGTCCAGATGCAGATGGAGATGGAGTAAAAGATTCTGATGATGCTTGTCCTAATGTTGCAGGTTTAGCAGCTATGAATGGTTGTCCAGATGCAGACGGAGATGGAGTAGCTGATAAAGATGATATGTGTCCTAATTCTAAAGGAACTAAAGCAAACAAAGGTTGTCCAGATTCTGATGGAGACGGTGTTGTTGATAAAGATGATAAATGTGCTTCTGTTGCAGGACCAGTTGCTAATTCAGGTTGTCCTTGGCCAGATTCTGATGGAGACGGTGTATTAGATAAAGATGATAAATGTCCAACTGTTGCAGGTGTTGCTTCTCAAGGAGGATGTCCAGAACCAGTTATTACTAAAAAAGATATTGAAGTACTTAATTTTACAGCTAAATCTATTTTATTTAACTCAGGAAGATCTACTTTTAAACCAGGAGTTACTACACAATTGGATGCTATTGTTGCAATAATGAATAAAAATAGTAAAGCAACTTTTGCTATTGGAGGTCATACAGATAGTAGTGGTGCAGCTGCTACTAACTTAAGATTATCTGAAAAAAGAGCAATTTCAGTTAGAGATTATTTAGTAAATAACGGAATAGCTACTACAAGATTAGAAGCGAAAGGATTCGGAGAAGGTTTCCCAGTAGATTCTAATACTACAAGAGCAGGTAAAGCTAACAACAGAAGGGTTGAAATTAAAGTAACTAACTAG
- the kbl gene encoding glycine C-acetyltransferase → MYGKIKDTLNKELQELKDAGLYKSERIITSSQDAVIKISTGEEVINFCANNYLGLSNHPMVIQAAKDTMDTHGFGMSSVRFICGTQDIHKQLEKTIADFYTTEDTILYAAAFDANGGVFEPLLTSEDAIISDSLNHASIIDGVRLCKAARYRYNNNDMASLEEQLIEANKQNHRFKIIVTDGVFSMDGIVAKLDEICDLADKYDALVMVDECHATGFIGKTGRGTVELKDVMDRVDIVTGTLGKALGGAMGGYTTGRKEIIEILRQRSRPYLFSNSLAPAIVGASLKVFDLISNDTSLRDKLEWNTNYFRKGMEKAGFDLVGADAAIVPVMLYDAKIAQIMANKLLEKGIYVIGFFFPVVPKEKARIRVQLSAVHTKEHLNKAVTAFTEVGKELNII, encoded by the coding sequence ATGTACGGTAAAATTAAAGATACTTTAAATAAAGAGCTTCAGGAGTTAAAAGATGCAGGTTTATATAAATCAGAAAGAATTATAACATCTTCACAAGACGCAGTTATCAAAATTTCTACGGGAGAAGAAGTTATCAATTTTTGTGCAAATAATTATTTAGGGTTGTCTAACCACCCGATGGTAATTCAGGCAGCAAAAGACACTATGGATACACATGGTTTTGGTATGTCTTCTGTTCGTTTTATCTGCGGCACACAAGATATTCACAAGCAATTAGAAAAAACAATTGCAGATTTCTATACTACAGAAGATACTATTTTATATGCTGCGGCTTTTGATGCTAACGGAGGTGTTTTTGAACCGCTATTAACAAGTGAAGATGCCATTATATCGGATAGCTTAAACCACGCTTCTATTATAGATGGAGTTCGTTTGTGTAAAGCTGCACGGTATCGTTATAATAATAATGACATGGCTTCTTTAGAGGAGCAGTTAATTGAAGCAAATAAACAGAACCACCGTTTTAAGATTATCGTTACAGATGGTGTGTTTTCTATGGACGGAATTGTAGCAAAGCTCGATGAAATTTGTGATTTAGCAGATAAATATGATGCTTTGGTTATGGTTGATGAATGCCATGCTACAGGTTTTATTGGTAAAACTGGTAGAGGAACTGTAGAATTAAAGGATGTAATGGATAGAGTAGATATTGTTACAGGAACTTTAGGGAAAGCTCTTGGAGGTGCAATGGGAGGTTATACTACAGGTAGAAAAGAAATTATTGAAATTTTACGTCAACGTTCTAGACCTTATTTGTTTTCTAATTCTTTAGCGCCAGCAATTGTAGGTGCATCCTTAAAAGTGTTCGATTTAATCTCTAATGATACTTCATTACGAGATAAATTAGAGTGGAATACTAATTATTTTAGAAAAGGAATGGAAAAAGCTGGTTTTGATTTAGTGGGGGCAGATGCAGCAATTGTTCCGGTGATGTTATATGATGCAAAAATTGCTCAAATAATGGCAAATAAACTACTAGAAAAAGGAATTTATGTTATTGGTTTCTTTTTTCCTGTAGTACCAAAAGAGAAGGCAAGAATTAGAGTGCAATTGTCTGCAGTTCATACTAAAGAGCATCTAAATAAGGCTGTTACAGCTTTTACAGAGGTGGGTAAGGAGTTGAATATTATTTAG
- a CDS encoding UvrD-helicase domain-containing protein gives MQQSSTFQVYNASAGSGKTFTLVKEYIKVLLTSDDIFSFQKILAITFTNKAAGEMKERVLSSLEDFADGEENDLFNIIINEITIDKSIIKERSRKILDAILQNYSAFSITTIDSFTHKIIKNFAFDLGLSLNFEVEMDAVSLLNEAVDVLISKIGTDKKLTNLLIDYSLDKTDDDKSWDISRDLSEFARILLNEDDVQHFRSLADKKLEDFTNLKSKLYNQQKELKESVIKIGEECLQLIENNDLEHKNFMRGTIPKFFADLSVKSVNIDFIKRSETIKKAIENNQYYSKTTSELIASSIDQIVPDIVRLFNEAELIYQQFSMNKLALKSIIPLAVLNNINSELEQIKEDNNIRLNAEFNQLISDNIKDQPAPFIYERIGQRFQHYFIDEMQDTSVLQWQNLVPLIDNTLAQENSNLLLVGDGKQAIYRWRGGKAEQFIELGSDRVNPFHVPKEIKNLETNFRSYSEVINFNNSFFQHTANFLQNESYKNIFIEGNKQIENAKKGGFVSLTFLEKNEDKEIEKVKYPQKVLEKILQLKENFSLSEICVLTRTRKDGVAVANYLSEKGIDIVSSETLLLKNSAKVTFIVDVLKVLQNPSDEETRFEMLYFLHQHLQVENPKHVFFNEFAKADNETILGSLKKYGVLFEVSMFHQLPFYEKVEEIIRGFNLINSSDAYIQFFLDVVLEQQRNGTDVGAFLEFWELKKERLSIVAPESAGAVQIMTIHKSKGLEFPVVIFPCDVDIYRQIKPKAWLNKLPESYEGFDELLVDYSKSLSIVSERGLDIYNMQREELELDNFNLLYVTLTRAVEQLHVITDKKISSKGEENTNFYSGVFINYLKQENLWNEDLSEYSFGDENRVSIKKEESSVAEIHQKFISTPWQEHNIVLLANSSKLWNTEQGNAIDFGNLFHEIFAKITTINDVDNVVESYHQQGVLDEKQAVLIKQNFNDVVKHPKLAMYFSENFAVFNEREIVDVDNQVIIPDRLVFIDENKLVIIDYKTGNPSDEHHQQLLKYEKILKSMHFIVDKKILIYINDKIDVVEV, from the coding sequence GTGCAACAATCATCTACTTTTCAGGTTTATAATGCTTCTGCAGGAAGCGGAAAAACCTTTACGCTTGTAAAAGAATACATAAAAGTCTTATTAACTTCTGATGATATTTTTTCGTTTCAGAAAATATTAGCAATTACGTTTACCAACAAAGCCGCTGGTGAAATGAAAGAACGTGTATTGTCTAGTTTAGAGGATTTTGCAGACGGAGAAGAAAATGATTTATTCAATATAATTATCAATGAAATTACTATTGATAAATCTATTATTAAAGAAAGAAGTAGAAAGATTTTAGATGCAATTTTGCAAAATTATTCTGCTTTTTCAATTACTACGATTGATAGTTTTACACATAAGATTATTAAAAATTTCGCTTTCGATTTAGGTTTGTCGCTTAATTTTGAAGTAGAAATGGATGCCGTTTCTCTTTTAAACGAAGCGGTAGATGTTTTAATCTCTAAAATAGGAACAGATAAAAAGTTAACAAATCTTTTAATTGATTATTCTTTAGATAAAACCGATGATGATAAATCTTGGGATATTTCTAGAGATTTAAGCGAGTTTGCAAGAATTTTACTAAATGAAGACGATGTACAGCATTTTAGAAGTCTTGCAGATAAAAAGTTAGAAGATTTTACAAACTTAAAATCAAAACTATACAATCAACAAAAAGAATTAAAAGAATCTGTTATAAAAATCGGAGAAGAATGTCTTCAATTAATAGAAAATAACGATTTAGAGCATAAGAATTTTATGCGAGGAACGATTCCTAAATTCTTTGCAGATTTAAGCGTAAAGTCTGTAAATATCGATTTTATCAAACGAAGTGAAACTATAAAAAAAGCGATAGAGAATAATCAATACTATTCAAAAACAACATCAGAACTTATTGCAAGTTCTATAGATCAAATTGTTCCGGATATTGTTCGTTTATTTAATGAGGCTGAGTTAATTTATCAGCAATTCTCTATGAATAAATTAGCATTAAAAAGCATCATCCCTTTAGCGGTTTTAAATAATATCAATTCAGAATTAGAACAGATAAAAGAAGATAATAATATACGGTTAAACGCAGAATTTAATCAATTGATTTCTGACAATATAAAAGATCAGCCAGCACCTTTTATTTATGAAAGGATAGGGCAGCGTTTTCAGCATTATTTTATAGATGAAATGCAGGATACTTCTGTGTTGCAATGGCAAAATTTAGTTCCGTTAATAGACAATACCTTAGCACAAGAAAATAGTAATTTATTGTTGGTTGGCGATGGTAAACAAGCAATTTATAGATGGCGTGGCGGAAAAGCAGAACAGTTTATCGAGTTAGGTTCAGATAGAGTAAACCCTTTTCATGTTCCTAAAGAAATTAAAAACTTAGAAACCAATTTTAGAAGTTATTCAGAGGTTATCAATTTTAATAATTCGTTTTTTCAGCATACGGCCAATTTCCTTCAAAATGAATCGTATAAAAATATTTTTATCGAAGGAAATAAACAAATTGAAAATGCTAAAAAAGGTGGTTTTGTCTCGTTAACTTTTCTTGAAAAAAACGAAGATAAAGAGATTGAGAAAGTAAAGTATCCGCAGAAGGTTTTAGAAAAGATTCTACAATTAAAAGAAAACTTTTCTTTGAGTGAAATTTGTGTGTTAACACGTACAAGAAAAGATGGAGTTGCGGTTGCTAATTATTTATCAGAAAAAGGAATTGATATTGTTTCATCAGAAACTTTGTTGCTTAAAAACAGTGCAAAAGTTACTTTTATTGTGGATGTTTTAAAAGTGTTACAAAACCCAAGTGATGAAGAAACAAGGTTTGAAATGCTGTATTTTTTACATCAACATTTACAAGTTGAAAACCCGAAACATGTCTTTTTTAATGAATTCGCTAAAGCTGATAATGAAACTATTTTAGGGTCTTTAAAAAAATACGGAGTATTATTTGAGGTTTCAATGTTTCATCAGTTGCCTTTTTATGAGAAGGTAGAAGAAATTATTAGAGGTTTTAATTTGATAAATTCGTCGGATGCATATATTCAGTTTTTTCTGGATGTAGTTTTAGAACAACAAAGAAACGGAACCGATGTTGGTGCATTTTTAGAGTTTTGGGAACTTAAAAAAGAACGTTTAAGTATTGTTGCGCCAGAAAGTGCTGGTGCTGTTCAGATTATGACGATTCATAAATCAAAAGGATTAGAATTTCCGGTAGTTATTTTTCCTTGTGATGTTGATATTTATCGACAGATAAAACCAAAAGCATGGTTAAATAAATTGCCAGAATCTTATGAAGGTTTCGATGAGTTATTGGTTGATTACAGTAAAAGTCTAAGCATTGTTAGTGAAAGAGGTTTAGATATTTACAATATGCAAAGAGAAGAATTAGAATTAGATAATTTTAATCTATTGTATGTTACTTTAACCAGGGCTGTAGAGCAATTACATGTTATTACTGATAAAAAAATATCCTCTAAAGGAGAAGAAAACACTAATTTTTATTCAGGTGTTTTTATCAATTATTTAAAACAAGAAAATCTTTGGAATGAAGATTTGTCAGAATATTCTTTTGGTGATGAAAACCGCGTTAGTATAAAAAAAGAAGAAAGTTCTGTTGCAGAAATTCATCAGAAATTTATTTCGACACCATGGCAAGAGCATAATATTGTCTTGTTAGCAAATTCTTCTAAATTATGGAATACAGAACAAGGTAATGCCATTGATTTTGGAAACCTATTTCACGAAATTTTTGCTAAAATAACTACCATTAATGATGTTGATAATGTTGTTGAGTCGTATCATCAACAAGGAGTTTTAGATGAAAAGCAAGCGGTACTTATTAAACAGAATTTTAATGATGTTGTAAAACATCCAAAATTAGCCATGTATTTCTCTGAAAACTTTGCTGTTTTTAATGAAAGAGAAATTGTAGATGTAGATAATCAAGTTATAATTCCGGATAGATTGGTTTTTATTGATGAAAACAAGTTGGTTATTATAGATTATAAAACGGGGAATCCTTCGGATGAACATCATCAACAGTTACTAAAATATGAGAAAATTTTAAAATCAATGCATTTTATAGTTGATAAAAAAATACTGATTTATATAAATGATAAAATTGATGTTGTTGAGGTATAA